ATCGGCGGCACGGCACATTCGTCGTCGATAGGGAAATGCAGGGCGGCAGCGACCGCGCCGAGAATCGCCGTGGCAGCCCAGATCAGGTTGTACGACCCGGTGACGTCGAGCACGAACCCGCCCAGCCAGGCGCCGAGAAACGAACCGACCTGATGGCTCATGAAGCACACACCGAATAGCGTGCCGAGATGCCGTGTGCCGAAAACCTTCGCCACCAGAGCACTTGTGAGCGGCACCGTCCCGAGCCACGTCAGCCCCATGACCGCCGCGAAGATCACAACGCCTGCGTTCGACTTCGGCAGCAGGAAGAACAGGGCAATGGCCGCACCGCGCAGCAGATAGAGCCAACCGAGGACGTGATGCTGGCGGTAGCGTCCGCCGAGCCAGCCGCAGGCCCAACTGCCGATCATGTTGAACAGTCCGATCAGTGCGAGCGCCGTGGCGCCCAGCCCGACGGGCATGTGACACATCAGCAGGTAACCGGGCAGGTGTGTGGCGATGAAGGCGAGCTGGAAGCCGCACGTGAAGAAGCCGAGCGTGAGCAATTGGTAGCCGCGATGGGCGCTGGCCTGCCGCAGGATGTCGCGAAGGCGAACGTGGTCGCCATCCTCGGGCTTGCGCGGCACGGACGACGTCGATGCGAGTCCGGTCCCGCCCGTGCGGCGGCGGTGCATCGTCATGAACAGGCCAAGCGGCGCGGCGCAGCAAAGCACCAGCGCGAGAACGAAGAGAGAGGTCGAGACGCCGTATGTTTCGCGCAGCCCCTGCGCGACGGGTACGAGCGCCACCTGTCCGAGCGAGCCGCCCGCGCTTACCAGACCCATCGCCATTGTGCGCTTCTCCGGGGTGACGGCGCGACTCACGGCAGGCAGAACGACGCCGAACGTCGTGCAACTGATGCCCAGCCCGACGAGAACGCCCAGACCGATCACGAGCCACATGCCGGACGGTGCGAGGGCCGCCATCGCCAGCCCGCCCGCGAAGGCGAACGCGCCGGCCGCGACGACCGGGGCCGGACCGTAACGGTCGGCCATCGCGCCCGCAAACGGCTGCGCGAAACCCCACACGAGGTTATGCAGCGCGATGGCGAACGCCACGAGCGTGACGGGAACGCCACGGTCGTAGGAGAACGGATTGATGAACAGACCGAACGTCTGGCGGGTGCCCATTGCCGCGCTGAGCACGAGCGCGCCGGCCAGAATGATGAGCGTGACACGGCCCTGAAGCGAGGGCGATGCGGAAATCGGGTTTCGTGACATGATGGTGAGTCCTCCTCACCGAAGTCTCGCAACGAAATTCCCGTCTGGCAAAGGAGTTGTGTGTGGTCTCAGGTGAATTTTATTCACCCTGATGCGTGCCGGCCTGCTCGATGACCCAGTCGCGGAATGCCACGCATTCGGGGTGCGGCTCGATGTCCGGTGCGCTGATGAGCCAATAGGCCCCTTGCGATTGGGTCGTGACGTCGTGCGCCGGCACGAGAGCGCCTGTGGCGAGATAGTCGTCCGCGAGCGGCCGGCGGCCGATAACGACGCCGAGGCCCGCCATGGCGGCCTCGAATGCCATCTGAATGCTGTCGAAGCTCAGTCCGCCGCGGGTGTCGAAGTCGTCGATGCCTGCGCCCTCGGCCCACATCTGCCAGTCCTCGCTGGCGCTGCTGACGTGGATGCGGGTCGCCGCGCGCAGATCGAGATGACCGTCCTCATCCGCATGCATCGCGTGATAAGCCGGGCTGCATACGGGGACGAAACGCTCGCCGAAGAGGCGGTGCCAGGCGTCGCTTGCCATGGGGGCGCGCGACAGGCGGATGGCGAAGTCGAAGCCATCGGTCGGGAAGCCGACCTGACGGCGCGACGTGTCGACCGTGATGTCGATGCCCGGCATGCGTCGCACGAACATGTCCAGACGCGGCAGGAGCCAGCGCGAGGCGAGCGTCGGCGCACAGGTAATGGCGATGGCTCGCGAGGCGTCCGGAGTGGGCAAGCGCCGCGTGCCGGTGAGCAGCAGCGAGAACGCTTCGGTAACGTACGCCAGATAGTCCATGCCTTCCGGCGTGAGCGTGAGGCCCTGCGGCGAGCGTGTGAAGAGCGCCACGCCCAGCGTCTGCTCCAATCCGACGATGCCGTGACTCACCGCGCTCGGCGTGAGATGCAGCTCGGCGGCAGCACGTTTGAAGCTCTGGTGACGTCCCGCAGCCTCGAACAGGCGCAGGGCGGACAGCGGTGGCAGACGGGGCGGCATGGGATGGAATGGGCGAATCAGGCGGATTGGGCTGGCAGCCGTCAGACGACGGCCACGTTCGGATGCTGTCGATTTTCGCACGATGGCGTTATGCGCGGAAATGACCGGGCGGTGCCGTCGTGCGGCGTTGGCCGGCCTGCGCAAGCGGCAACTGTCATGGCTGGGCGCCGGTACAGGCCTGTCGGGATTCGGTGAACTGTACCGGGCTTCGGGCGATACGCATGCCTATGCTGTGGCTCCGCGTCTTTCAAGCGCTCGCCGTCGGCGGCGCTGGCGCGGCGTTTTCCGACCCACGATCATGACGACCGAACAATTACTGGCCTTCTGCGCTTTCGCTGTCATCACCCTGGTGACGCCGGGGCCGAACAACATGATGATTCTGGCCTCCGGGCTGAACTACGGATTCGTGCGCACGTTGCCGCATCTGGCCGGCATTGCCTTCGGCTTCGCGTTGATGGTGTTCCTCACGGGCGCCGGTCTGCATACGGTGTTCGTGCGCTTTCCGGTGATCCATACCTTGCTGAAGTACGTAGGGGCGGCCTATCTGCTGCGGCTGGCGTGGCATCTGGCACGCTCGGGACCGATGGACGGCGAGCGCCGTGGCCGCGAGCGCCCGATGGGATTCGTCGGCGCGGCGGCATTCCAGTGGGTCAATCCGAAGGCATGGGTGATGGCCGTTGGGGCGATCAGCACGTACCTGCCGAACGCGTCGCATTTGCCGGACGTCGCCGTGCTCGCGATTGTCTACGGTGCGCTTGGTGCGCCATGCATCGGTTTGTGGGCCGGGTTCGGCGTGGCGATGCGGCGTGTGCTGACCGACGCGCGTTCGGTGCGCATTTTCAACGGCGTGGCCGCGGTATTGCTCGTCGCATCGCTGTACCCGATCCTGGTGGAGTGAGCGATGGCCGCGCGGCGATGCCTGTCGTCGCGGATTGGGCGCGCGAAACTTCCATCGTTATACTGATGGTCATTGCGAATCCTTCCGCCCACCGTGAGATATCGCCATGCCTTCGACTCGTTCCCAAGCGCTTACGTCATTGCTTTTGCGTGCCCGGCGTACCTGGCGTCCTTCGTTCCGTTTCCTTCCCGCGCTCTCCTGCCTCGTTGCGGCCGCTACGCTCGCCGTGTCGCCGCTGACTTCGCTCGCCTGCACCCGCGTTGTCTACCTTGGCGCGAACGGCGACGTCATCACCGCGCGCTCGATGGACTGGCAGCTCGACGTGGCGACCAACCTCTACGTGTTGCCGCGAGGCATCGCGCGCACCGGCGAAGCGGGGCCGAACTCCATTCGCTGGACGGCGAAGTACGGCAGCGTGGTCGCCACCGGCTACGACGTGTCGACGACGGATGGCGTCAACGAGAAGGGGTTGTCCGCACAACTGCTTTGGCTCGTGGAATCGCAATATCCGAAGTTCGACAAGGACGCGAAGCCCGGCCTGACGATTGCCGCCTGGGCGCAATATGTGCTCGATAACTTTTCGACGGTGGCCGAGGCCGTCGCGGCGCTGGAAAAGGAGCCGTTCACGGTCGTGACGGATAACGTTCCGGGGGAGGACCGGCTCACGACGTTGCATCTGTCGATGTCGGACAAGTCGGGCGACAGCGCCATCGTCGAGTACATCGGGGGGCGGCAGGTGATTCACCACGGCAGGCAATATCAGGTGATGACCAACTCGCCGACATTCGATGAGCAACTCGCTCTGAATGCGTACTGGAAACAGATCGGAGGCACGACGTTCCTGCCGGGCACCAACCGGGCGTCGGACCGGTTCGCGCGCGCTTCGTTTTACATCAACGCGATCCCGAAGAGCGAGGACCCGGTGCAGGCGCTCGCGAGCGTGTTCAGCGTGATTCGCAATGCGTCGGTGCCGTATGGAATCACGACACCCGATCAGCCGAACATTTCGTCGACGCGCTGGCGTACCGTGGTCGACCACAAGCGAATGCTCTACTTTTTCGAGTCGGCGCTCACGCCCAACACCTTTTGGGTAGACCTGAACAAGGTCGATTTTTCGGCGGGTGCACCGGTCAGGCGGCTGGCGCTCGGCAAGGATCAGCGCAACACGTTCAGCGGCGAAGTGTCCGGCGAATTCAAGGTGGCACCGCCGTTTCCGTTTCTTGGACTGAAGACAAAAACGGCGGGTTGAGAGGGGGGACGCGGGGATTATTGGACGGGCGGCGTCAGGCGTCGCGGGCGGGCAGCGCAATGCCCAGCGCCTGCAACTGGCGCCTCAGGTCGTCGGGATCCTTGAAATGGATGGCCGCCAGTCCTTCCCGCGCGGCTGCGTCGACATTGCGAATGCTGTCGTCGATGAAAGCGGTTGTCTCGGGGCGAAGGGCGTAGCGCTCGATGAGAAGGCGGAAGATCGCCGGATCGGGCTTGATGATGCGCTCGCGTCCCGACACGACGATACCTTCGAACCAACCGAGAAACGGGAAGCGTTCCTCTGCGATGTGGAAGGTTTCCGCCGACCAGTTCGTGAGGGCCAGCAGCCGAAAATTGCGCTCGCGCAGCTGCGTCAGAATCTCGACCGTCCCCGCAATCTCGCCGGGAATCATTTCGGCCCAACGCTCGAAATATGCCCGGATGTTCGCTTCGTGGGCAGGATGCCGTTCGATGGCCTCGGCCACGGCGTCCTTCCAGAGACGCCCACGGTCCTGCTGCTCGTTCCACTCGGTGTGGCAGACTTCCGCGAGAAATTGTTCCATTGCCGCTTCATCCGGCCCGAAGAGTTTTCGGTAGAGGTTTCGCGGG
This is a stretch of genomic DNA from Pandoraea faecigallinarum. It encodes these proteins:
- a CDS encoding MFS transporter; amino-acid sequence: MSRNPISASPSLQGRVTLIILAGALVLSAAMGTRQTFGLFINPFSYDRGVPVTLVAFAIALHNLVWGFAQPFAGAMADRYGPAPVVAAGAFAFAGGLAMAALAPSGMWLVIGLGVLVGLGISCTTFGVVLPAVSRAVTPEKRTMAMGLVSAGGSLGQVALVPVAQGLRETYGVSTSLFVLALVLCCAAPLGLFMTMHRRRTGGTGLASTSSVPRKPEDGDHVRLRDILRQASAHRGYQLLTLGFFTCGFQLAFIATHLPGYLLMCHMPVGLGATALALIGLFNMIGSWACGWLGGRYRQHHVLGWLYLLRGAAIALFFLLPKSNAGVVIFAAVMGLTWLGTVPLTSALVAKVFGTRHLGTLFGVCFMSHQVGSFLGAWLGGFVLDVTGSYNLIWAATAILGAVAAALHFPIDDECAVPPMHRPVAASA
- a CDS encoding LysR substrate-binding domain-containing protein, translating into MPPRLPPLSALRLFEAAGRHQSFKRAAAELHLTPSAVSHGIVGLEQTLGVALFTRSPQGLTLTPEGMDYLAYVTEAFSLLLTGTRRLPTPDASRAIAITCAPTLASRWLLPRLDMFVRRMPGIDITVDTSRRQVGFPTDGFDFAIRLSRAPMASDAWHRLFGERFVPVCSPAYHAMHADEDGHLDLRAATRIHVSSASEDWQMWAEGAGIDDFDTRGGLSFDSIQMAFEAAMAGLGVVIGRRPLADDYLATGALVPAHDVTTQSQGAYWLISAPDIEPHPECVAFRDWVIEQAGTHQGE
- a CDS encoding LysE family translocator; translation: MTTEQLLAFCAFAVITLVTPGPNNMMILASGLNYGFVRTLPHLAGIAFGFALMVFLTGAGLHTVFVRFPVIHTLLKYVGAAYLLRLAWHLARSGPMDGERRGRERPMGFVGAAAFQWVNPKAWVMAVGAISTYLPNASHLPDVAVLAIVYGALGAPCIGLWAGFGVAMRRVLTDARSVRIFNGVAAVLLVASLYPILVE
- a CDS encoding linear amide C-N hydrolase, whose product is MPSTRSQALTSLLLRARRTWRPSFRFLPALSCLVAAATLAVSPLTSLACTRVVYLGANGDVITARSMDWQLDVATNLYVLPRGIARTGEAGPNSIRWTAKYGSVVATGYDVSTTDGVNEKGLSAQLLWLVESQYPKFDKDAKPGLTIAAWAQYVLDNFSTVAEAVAALEKEPFTVVTDNVPGEDRLTTLHLSMSDKSGDSAIVEYIGGRQVIHHGRQYQVMTNSPTFDEQLALNAYWKQIGGTTFLPGTNRASDRFARASFYINAIPKSEDPVQALASVFSVIRNASVPYGITTPDQPNISSTRWRTVVDHKRMLYFFESALTPNTFWVDLNKVDFSAGAPVRRLALGKDQRNTFSGEVSGEFKVAPPFPFLGLKTKTAG
- a CDS encoding HAD family hydrolase — protein: MHHSQSATLSRDIDTVVFDLGNVLIRWDPRNLYRKLFGPDEAAMEQFLAEVCHTEWNEQQDRGRLWKDAVAEAIERHPAHEANIRAYFERWAEMIPGEIAGTVEILTQLRERNFRLLALTNWSAETFHIAEERFPFLGWFEGIVVSGRERIIKPDPAIFRLLIERYALRPETTAFIDDSIRNVDAAAREGLAAIHFKDPDDLRRQLQALGIALPARDA